The following nucleotide sequence is from Candidatus Effluviviaceae Genus I sp..
CCGACGCCGTCCTGCGCCTCATCTGGCGCGAGCGGCGGATCTCGCGGGCGGCGATCGCTCAGCGGGCGTCCCTCTCGCGGTCAACCGTCTCGGAGGTCGTGAGCGAGATCTTGCCCACCGGGCTCGTGGCCGAGGTCGGTCTGGGCAAGTCGCGGGGCGGGCGACGCCCCGTGCTGCTCGAGTTCCAGGATGACGCCTGCGTCATCCTCGGCGTCGAGATGGGCGCTTCGCACGTCGCGGCCGCGCTGACCGACCTTCGTGCGAACGTGCTGGCCTGGGAGGTCCGCCAGCATCCGGTGCGCACCGACCCCGAGGGCACCCGCGCGCTCATCGCCCAGCTCGCGGAGGCGTGTCTCAAGAACGACGCGCGCGAGGGCCGACCGCTCGTCGGCGTCGGGGTGGCACTTCCGTGTCCGTTCGACCCGGCGCATCCGGAGCAGCTCTCGACGATCGTCCTTCCGGCGTGGAAGGGCCGCCTCGGGCTCGAAGGCCTGAGCGAGCGGTTCGGCGTCCGCGTCATGGTGGACAACGACGCGAACCTGGGCGCTCTGGCGGAGCACTGGTGGGGCGCCGGGAGAGGCGTTGACGACTTCGCGTACATCAAGCTCGCGACCGGCATCGGCTCGGGGCACATCATCGGCGGCGACATCTACCGGGGCGCGACCGGGGTCGCGGGCGAGATCGGTCACGTCGCGATCGACCCGGGCGGCATGCCGTGCATCTGCGGGCTCAGGGGCTGCCTCGTGACGATGATCGGCACGCCCGCGCTCCTGGAGCGTGCGGAGGAGCTGCTCAAGAAGCGCCCGGGCAGCGCCCTCGCGGGGCGCCGGTTCGACATCCGTGACCTCGAGGAGGCCGCGCTCAACGGGGACCAGGTCGCCCTCCAGGTCGCGCAGGAAGCCGCCGGCCATCTCGGCATCGTCGTCGCGGGACTGCTGAACCTCATGAACCCCTCGATGGTCGTGGTGGGTGGCGACCTGGTCGGTCTGGGTGAGCTGCTTCTCGTCCCGCTCAGGGAGACGGCCCGGAGCCGCACGCTCGTGAGTTCGGTGAAGGCCGCGGAGATCAAGGCAAGCGAGCTCGGACCCAGGTCGGTTGCGATCGGCGCCGCGACGCTCGTGCTCAAGGCGGCCCTCGAGGACTCGCGCCTCTTCCCGACGGTGGAGAACCACGCGGCCGCTCCGATGAGGAGACAGAGACGGTGATGAGACGGATCCTCACAGCGGCGACGGTGCTCGCGCTGGCGGTCCTGGGGTCGGCCGCGCAGTCCGGGTGCCACTCGCCCACCGGCATGGACCAACTCGGGCTCGTCTGGTCCGACGAGTTCGACGGACCGGCGGGCCAGTCGCCCGACTCCTCACGCTGGACCTTCGACATCGGCACGGACTGGGGCAACGACCAGCTGGAGTACGACACCAGCCGGCCGGTCAACGTCTCGCTCGACGGTCAAGGGAACCTGGCCATCACCGCGCGCGAGGAGAGCTACCTCGGGCGCGACTACACCTCCGGCCGGATCAACACGAGGAACGGACTCACGAGGACGCACGGCAGGTTCGAGGCGCGCATCAAGCTCCCGGTCGGGCAGGGGATGTGGCCGGCGTTCTGGCTGCTCGGCGACAACATCGGGTCGGTTGGCTGGCCCGCCTGCGGCGAGATCGACATCATGGAGTACCGGGGCCAGTACCCCGACGTCGTGACGGGCGCCCTCCACGGCCCGGGCTACTCCGGCGGCAACTCGGTGGGCGGCTCCTTCAGGCTCTCGGGCGCCGCGTTCAACGACGACTACCATGTGTTCGCGGTGGACTGGGATGCGAACTCGATCACCTGGTCCGTTGACGACAACGCCTACATGACGCTCGGTCCGTCCGACCTTCCCTCGGGCACGTCGTGGGTCTTCAACCACGACTTCTTCATCATCCTCAACCTCGCCGTGGGCGGAAACTACGTTGGACCGCCGGACGCGACGACGACCTTCCCCCAGACCATGCTCGTCGACTACGTGAGAGTCTACGGGATGATCCCATGATCGGGCGCTCCATCGCCGCGGCGGCGGTGGTCGCCGCCATCGCGGCGGCACTGCTGGCGGGATGCACGGGCGAGCGGGGGACGGCGCCGCCCGGCGTCCTCGTCGTCTCGCAGGAACAGCAGTCGTCCTGGATACGCAACTTCAATCCGCTCACCACGGCCTCGGCCGTGCGGTGGCCGACCCTGGCCGGCGTCTACGAGCCGCTCTTC
It contains:
- a CDS encoding ROK family transcriptional regulator; this translates as MERVRKGERRRDPNGPRPLADAVLRLIWRERRISRAAIAQRASLSRSTVSEVVSEILPTGLVAEVGLGKSRGGRRPVLLEFQDDACVILGVEMGASHVAAALTDLRANVLAWEVRQHPVRTDPEGTRALIAQLAEACLKNDAREGRPLVGVGVALPCPFDPAHPEQLSTIVLPAWKGRLGLEGLSERFGVRVMVDNDANLGALAEHWWGAGRGVDDFAYIKLATGIGSGHIIGGDIYRGATGVAGEIGHVAIDPGGMPCICGLRGCLVTMIGTPALLERAEELLKKRPGSALAGRRFDIRDLEEAALNGDQVALQVAQEAAGHLGIVVAGLLNLMNPSMVVVGGDLVGLGELLLVPLRETARSRTLVSSVKAAEIKASELGPRSVAIGAATLVLKAALEDSRLFPTVENHAAAPMRRQRR
- a CDS encoding glycoside hydrolase family 16 protein; amino-acid sequence: MRRILTAATVLALAVLGSAAQSGCHSPTGMDQLGLVWSDEFDGPAGQSPDSSRWTFDIGTDWGNDQLEYDTSRPVNVSLDGQGNLAITAREESYLGRDYTSGRINTRNGLTRTHGRFEARIKLPVGQGMWPAFWLLGDNIGSVGWPACGEIDIMEYRGQYPDVVTGALHGPGYSGGNSVGGSFRLSGAAFNDDYHVFAVDWDANSITWSVDDNAYMTLGPSDLPSGTSWVFNHDFFIILNLAVGGNYVGPPDATTTFPQTMLVDYVRVYGMIP